The sequence below is a genomic window from Chthoniobacterales bacterium.
CCAGGCTGCCCGCAGCACTGGCTCAGGCGTGGAAGACGTTTGTTCCGTCCGAGCCCGGCAGCGCTGCGCAAATGAATCCAGCCATCCTGGTGCTGATGATTCTGTTCCTGTTCCTGGTGATCGCCGGTGTCATCGCCATCACCCAGGGTGTGCGAAAGATTGCGGTACAATACGCCAAGCGAATCGTCGGCCGAAAACAATATGGCGGCGGCACTCAATACATGCCGTTGAAGGTGAATTACGCGGGTGTCATGCCGATCATTTTTGCCTGGGCGATCCTTTTGTTCCCCACCACGATCGTTGGATTCATGTTTCCCAACAGCCCGACTGCGCGCTGGATCGCGGACATGCTTTCAGTCGGCTGGATGCATTATGTGTTTCTGGCGGCGATGATTTTCTTCTTCAGTTATTTCTGGGTGGCAACCCAATTTCAGCCGTCGCAGATCGCCGACGATCTCAAGAAATACGGCGGTTATATTCCCGGTGTCCGTCCAGGCAAGCCGACGGCGGAGTTTCTCGATTACACGATGACGCGGCTGACTTTCGCGGGGGCAATCTTCCTCACGATCATTGCCGTTCTGCCCAGTTTGCTCAGCCAGTGGCTGAATGTGCCCCAGATCACCGCGCAATTCTTTGGTGGAACCAGCCTGCTGATTATCGTGGGTGTTATTTTGGACACGATGCGGCAGGTGGAGACGCACCTCATTCAGCGCCATTACGATGGTTTCCTGCGTAAGGGACGCATCCGCGGCGCGCGCTTCGACCGCGCCAGTTACGCTCGCGGAGAGACGGCCCGGAGCACGACCCTCATGTGGCTTTATGTCGGCATCGCAATTTTGGTGATCGCCGGGGTCGCAATCGCTCTCCACGGACACTAAGTGAAAAAGCGACTGGTGCTTCTCGGTGCGCCCGGTTCCGGAAAAGGAACCCAGGCCGAAATGATCACGCGGCACTTTGGGATTCCGGTGACGTCTACGGGAGCAATCCTGCGAAGAGAAGTGGAATTGGGGACGCTGCTCGGGATCGAGACGGCGGAAAAAACCAAGCACGGCGAGCTCGTTCCCGACAAGATCATCATTGAATTGATCGAGGACTGGGTGCGCCTCCATGGCGCGCACGGATTCGTGTTCGACGGTTTTCCGCGCACGATTCCGCAGGCTGAAGCGCTCCAGGGAATTTTGCTTCGTCATCACACGCCCTTGGATCTTGCGATCTGGCTCGACGTTTCGGCGGACACCATCAAGGAACGCATCTCCCATCGACTGCAATGCCAATCCTGCGGGTTCACCACCAGCGAGGGGGCGGCCGTGTTTTCCGAGCGCGCGATTTGCCCTTATTGCGATGGACCGCTGATCCGGCGGACGGACGACGACGCCGCGGTATTGGAAACGCGCCTCTCAGAATTCAACAGCAAGACGCAGCCGGTCGCCGACCACTATTCGGGGCTGAGCTGTCTGCGGAAGATCGACGGCAATCGCGATCGCGAAGAGGTTTTTGCCGACATCTCGCGGTTGATCGAGCAACCGGCATGATCCCGATCAAAAGTCCGAAGGAGATCGACAAAATGCGGCAGGCTTGCCGCACCGCGAGCGAGATTCTCGACCGGGTGAGCGAACTGGTGCGGCCCGGCATTTCCACGAAGGAAGTCGACCAGGCTGCCGCGGATCTCATGCAGGAGGCCGGCGTGCAAAGCGCCTTTTTGGGTTATCGGCTCGGGCACCGGGTGTTCCCCGGCAATATTTGCATCTCGCTCAATGACGAGATCGTGCACGGGATTGGCAGCCAGCGCCGGGTTCAATACGGCGATATCGTGAAGCTCGACATCGGCGTGGTCCAGGATGGTTGGGTAGGAGATACCGCTTCCACCGTTCCCGTTGGCATGATCGAGGAACGCACCGAACGATTGCTCCGGGTGACGGAGTCGGCTCTACGGCGTGCGATTGAAATTGCCTCCGAAGGGGTCAGGCTTGGCGACGTTTGCGCTGCCATCGAGGAGGTGGCGACGCGGGAGCGGTTTAATGTGGTACGTGAATTTGTCGGGCACGGGGTCGGCCGCAAGCTGCACGAAGAACCCCAGGTGCCGAATTACGGAAAGCGCGGCAGCGGCCCTCGGCTGAAGGCGGGGATGACCCTGGCCATCGAGCCGATGATTAATTCCGGGACCGCTTCCGTCAAACTGCTCGATGACGGCTGGACAGTTTGCACGGCGGACGGAATGCCCTCGGCGCATTTCGAACACACCGTTCTAATTACGAAGGAAGAGCCTGAAATCCTGACATGGCGCGGAAAGACGCAATTGAAGTAGAAGGCAAAGTCGTAGAGTTACTGCCCAACACCATGTTTCGCGTCGAGTTGCCCAACGGGCACCGGGTTCTGGCCCACATTTCCGGTAAAATGCGCCTCCATTTCATTCGTATCTTGCCAGGTGACAAAGTTATGCTAGAGGTTTCTCCCTACGATTTGTCAAAGGGGCGGATCACCTACCGCCAGAAATGACGACGCGGAGCCGATCTCCGCGTTTTTTGTCCTCCCGAATCGATTTGTTATGAAAGTTCGACCATCAGTAAAAAGGCTTTGTGAAGCGTGCAAGATCGTGAAGCGGAAGAACGTTGTCCGCGTGATCTGCAAGAACCCGCGTCACAAGCAGCGCCAGGGTTAATTTTTTATGCCCAGACTACTAGGAGTTGAGATTCCGGCGGACAAACGCATCGAAGCGTCGTTGACTTATATCTACGGCATTGGGCCGAGCACAGCGAAGCGTGTCCTGGAACAGACGAATATCGATCCGAACCTGCGCGCGAAAGATCTGACTCCGCATCAGATTAACGAAATCATCCAGACGATTACCGGCAACAAGATGCTCATCGAGGGCGATCTTCGCCGCGAGTTGCAGAGCAACTTGAAGCGGCTTCAGGCGATCAACTGTTATCGCGGCATCCGCCACCGGCGGGGACTCCCCGTCCGCGGGCAGCGCACTTCCACCAACGCCCGGACGCGGAAGGGGCCGCGAAAGACTGTCGGCGTCATCCGCAATAAGGATGCGAAGGCCGGCAAGGTATAACTTTTAAGAACTTCAGCCATGGCAGATTCCGAAGAAAAAAATCCCGAAACGCCGAGCAGCGCCGAGAAGCCGAAGGCGAAAACTCCGAAGGCAAAGCCGGAGGCCGCGGAGGCCGCTGCTCCTTCAGCTGACACGCAAGCTGCGACAGCGGAAACCACTCCAGCGGCGGCAGGCCCCGAGGCGGCGCCGGTCACGGCGGCTGCTCCCGAAGCTCCCGCCAAGCCAGCCAAAAAAGCGGCCAAAGCGAAGAAGGAAGAGACCGCCGCTCCGGTTGAGGCGCCCAAGGAGAATCTCTCGCTCGACCCGAACGACGTCGAAAAGCCCAAGATCATTAAGGCCAAGGGGAGCAAGAATGTTCATACCGGGATCGCTCACGTCCTTTCCACTTTTAACAACACGATTGTCACGATTACCGATCTGAAGGGAAACGTGATTGGCTGGTCGAGTGCCGGCAAAGTTGGCTTCAAAGGCTCGCGCAAAAGCACCGCCTACGCCGCTCAGATGGTGGCCCAGGACGCATCGCGCCAAGCCATGGGTCACGGTCTCAAGGAAGTCGAAGTTCTCGTGCGGGGTCCCGGCGCAGGCCGAGAATCCGCCGTCCGCGCTCTTCAGGCTATTGGGCTTGATCTCACCGTCATCCGCGACGTCACCCCCGTCCCTCACAACGGTTGCCGCCCGCCGAAACAGCGCCGCGTCTGATCTTTCTTAATTCTTAATTCCTACTTCTTACTTTTCTTCCAATGGGCAGATACACCGGACCGAAAACGAAAGTCAGCCGCCGCTATGGCGTGCCGCTCTTTGGACCTGCGAAAGCGCTCGAGCGAAAGAATTATCCTCCGGGAATGCATGGGCCGAAAGGCTCACGCCGTAAGCAATCCGATTACGCGATCGCGTTGGGGGAAAAGCAGAAGCTTCGGTATCAATACGGCCTCCTCGAGAAACAATTTCGCCGCATTTTCCAAACTGCTCTGCGCAAGCGCGGCGTCACCGGTGAAACGCTGCTCCAGCTCTTGGAAACGCGACTGGATAACGTCGTCTTCCGGCTTGGGCTGGCCAATACCCGCAGTTCCGCCCGACAACTGGTTTCTCACGGCCACGTCCAGGTGAATGGCCGCAACGTGAACATCGCTTCCTACAACGTCAAAGCAGGCGATGAGGTGACGGTGAAAGACCGGCCGAAATCGCGGCAGCTCGCTTTGCGGAATCTGGAGCTAACCCAGATTGCTCCGGTTCCGGATTGGCTTGTCGCCAACCGTGACGCCCTTAGCGGCAAAGTTTCTCGCATCCCGACCCGGGATGAGATGCAACCGATGGTCAACGAGCAGTTGATCGTCGAGTTGTACTCGCGGTAAGAGACTATCTATCCAGGCGGGCGTTCCAGGAGTTCGAGCGCTTTGCTGTAGCTGCGGCGCTGGAGGAAATGGCGCAATTCTGGGTCGACTTTCGACGGCA
It includes:
- the rpsM gene encoding 30S ribosomal protein S13; protein product: MPRLLGVEIPADKRIEASLTYIYGIGPSTAKRVLEQTNIDPNLRAKDLTPHQINEIIQTITGNKMLIEGDLRRELQSNLKRLQAINCYRGIRHRRGLPVRGQRTSTNARTRKGPRKTVGVIRNKDAKAGKV
- the rpsK gene encoding 30S ribosomal protein S11, with the translated sequence MIKAKGSKNVHTGIAHVLSTFNNTIVTITDLKGNVIGWSSAGKVGFKGSRKSTAYAAQMVAQDASRQAMGHGLKEVEVLVRGPGAGRESAVRALQAIGLDLTVIRDVTPVPHNGCRPPKQRRV
- the rpsD gene encoding 30S ribosomal protein S4, with the protein product MGRYTGPKTKVSRRYGVPLFGPAKALERKNYPPGMHGPKGSRRKQSDYAIALGEKQKLRYQYGLLEKQFRRIFQTALRKRGVTGETLLQLLETRLDNVVFRLGLANTRSSARQLVSHGHVQVNGRNVNIASYNVKAGDEVTVKDRPKSRQLALRNLELTQIAPVPDWLVANRDALSGKVSRIPTRDEMQPMVNEQLIVELYSR
- the map gene encoding type I methionyl aminopeptidase; amino-acid sequence: MIPIKSPKEIDKMRQACRTASEILDRVSELVRPGISTKEVDQAAADLMQEAGVQSAFLGYRLGHRVFPGNICISLNDEIVHGIGSQRRVQYGDIVKLDIGVVQDGWVGDTASTVPVGMIEERTERLLRVTESALRRAIEIASEGVRLGDVCAAIEEVATRERFNVVREFVGHGVGRKLHEEPQVPNYGKRGSGPRLKAGMTLAIEPMINSGTASVKLLDDGWTVCTADGMPSAHFEHTVLITKEEPEILTWRGKTQLK
- a CDS encoding SecY family transport protein produces the protein RLPAALAQAWKTFVPSEPGSAAQMNPAILVLMILFLFLVIAGVIAITQGVRKIAVQYAKRIVGRKQYGGGTQYMPLKVNYAGVMPIIFAWAILLFPTTIVGFMFPNSPTARWIADMLSVGWMHYVFLAAMIFFFSYFWVATQFQPSQIADDLKKYGGYIPGVRPGKPTAEFLDYTMTRLTFAGAIFLTIIAVLPSLLSQWLNVPQITAQFFGGTSLLIIVGVILDTMRQVETHLIQRHYDGFLRKGRIRGARFDRASYARGETARSTTLMWLYVGIAILVIAGVAIALHGH
- the infA gene encoding translation initiation factor IF-1; this encodes MARKDAIEVEGKVVELLPNTMFRVELPNGHRVLAHISGKMRLHFIRILPGDKVMLEVSPYDLSKGRITYRQK
- a CDS encoding nucleoside monophosphate kinase gives rise to the protein MKKRLVLLGAPGSGKGTQAEMITRHFGIPVTSTGAILRREVELGTLLGIETAEKTKHGELVPDKIIIELIEDWVRLHGAHGFVFDGFPRTIPQAEALQGILLRHHTPLDLAIWLDVSADTIKERISHRLQCQSCGFTTSEGAAVFSERAICPYCDGPLIRRTDDDAAVLETRLSEFNSKTQPVADHYSGLSCLRKIDGNRDREEVFADISRLIEQPA
- the rpmJ gene encoding 50S ribosomal protein L36, which translates into the protein MKVRPSVKRLCEACKIVKRKNVVRVICKNPRHKQRQG